In Elaeis guineensis isolate ETL-2024a chromosome 1, EG11, whole genome shotgun sequence, a genomic segment contains:
- the LOC105035942 gene encoding uncharacterized protein isoform X4 has translation MATTASLGLLKLLPSSIRSTKLIPKPSLDLPLPSRNHSPFPHLEHAALRVLSKASFLPATAGALSLSLFLNPQDALAVGGEFGILEGRTLSLIHPLVMGGLFFYTLWAGYLGWQWRRVRTIQDEINELKKQVKAPAQAAAAVAAGADGAREAPLPPPPPAAVSPVEAKIQQLTEERKMLIKGSYRDRHYNSGSILLAFGVFESVGGGLNTWFRTGKLFPGPHLFAGCDSDN, from the exons ATGGCCACCACCGCCTCCCTCGGTCTGCTCAAACTCCTCCCCAGCTCTATCCGCTCCACCAAACTCATCCCAAAACCATCATTGGACCTCCCACTTCCGTCCCGGAACCACTCTCCCTTTCCTCACCTCGAACATGCCGCTCTCCGTGTCCTCTCCAAAGCCTCCTTCCTCCCTGCCACGGCTGGGGCCCTGTCCCTTTCCCTCTTCCTCAACCCCCAG gaTGCTCTTGCGGTCGGCGGGGAGTTTGGGATCCTGGAAGGGCGGACGTTATCGCTGATCCACCCGTTGGTGATGGGAGGCCTCTTCTTCTACACGCTATGGGCTGGTTATTTGGGATGGCAGTGGCGCCGCGTGCGGACCATCCAGGACGAGATCAACGAGCTCAAGAAGCAGGTGAAGGCCCCCGCCCAGGCCGCTGCCGCCGTTGCCGCAGGGGCCGACGGCGCCCGGGAGGCTCCGCTGCCGCCACCGCCGCCTGCAGCGGTCTCCCCGGTGGAAGCCAAGATTCAGCAGCTCACCGAG GAGAGGAAGATGTTGATCAAAGGGTCGTACCGGGATCGGCACTACAATTCGGGGTCCATACTGTTGGCTTTCGGAGTGTTCGAGTCGGTGGGTGGTGGGCTCAATACATGGTTCCGCACCGGGAAGCTCTTTCCGGGGCCCCACCTTTTCGCCGGTTGTG attcagataattaa
- the LOC105035942 gene encoding uncharacterized protein isoform X3: MATTASLGLLKLLPSSIRSTKLIPKPSLDLPLPSRNHSPFPHLEHAALRVLSKASFLPATAGALSLSLFLNPQDALAVGGEFGILEGRTLSLIHPLVMGGLFFYTLWAGYLGWQWRRVRTIQDEINELKKQVKAPAQAAAAVAAGADGAREAPLPPPPPAAVSPVEAKIQQLTEERKMLIKGSYRDRHYNSGSILLAFGVFESVGGGLNTWFRTGKLFPGPHLFAGCGEQEHGTHL, encoded by the exons ATGGCCACCACCGCCTCCCTCGGTCTGCTCAAACTCCTCCCCAGCTCTATCCGCTCCACCAAACTCATCCCAAAACCATCATTGGACCTCCCACTTCCGTCCCGGAACCACTCTCCCTTTCCTCACCTCGAACATGCCGCTCTCCGTGTCCTCTCCAAAGCCTCCTTCCTCCCTGCCACGGCTGGGGCCCTGTCCCTTTCCCTCTTCCTCAACCCCCAG gaTGCTCTTGCGGTCGGCGGGGAGTTTGGGATCCTGGAAGGGCGGACGTTATCGCTGATCCACCCGTTGGTGATGGGAGGCCTCTTCTTCTACACGCTATGGGCTGGTTATTTGGGATGGCAGTGGCGCCGCGTGCGGACCATCCAGGACGAGATCAACGAGCTCAAGAAGCAGGTGAAGGCCCCCGCCCAGGCCGCTGCCGCCGTTGCCGCAGGGGCCGACGGCGCCCGGGAGGCTCCGCTGCCGCCACCGCCGCCTGCAGCGGTCTCCCCGGTGGAAGCCAAGATTCAGCAGCTCACCGAG GAGAGGAAGATGTTGATCAAAGGGTCGTACCGGGATCGGCACTACAATTCGGGGTCCATACTGTTGGCTTTCGGAGTGTTCGAGTCGGTGGGTGGTGGGCTCAATACATGGTTCCGCACCGGGAAGCTCTTTCCGGGGCCCCACCTTTTCGCCGGTTGTG